In Arthrobacter sp. B3I9, the following are encoded in one genomic region:
- a CDS encoding CdaR family transcriptional regulator — translation MAEPTTTPAKRKPASKAMSPEKVETLKKLRASVGQLSTTTLRQLEKSLPWYSRLNSDERSALGMVAQNGIAAFVTWYERPSSPSWILSDVFGTAPTELTRSISLQKALQLIRIVVEVVEDQAPVIAPEADQAALREAVLRYSREVAFAAADVYARAAESRGSWDTRLEALIVDAILRGENTDALRSRIAALGWKAQERFTVMVGNSPSEPSAGYVSELRRTAGRFAEDALVGIQGDRLILILGGVHDRETAYLKLSELFAPGPVVYGAEAGSLLEASGSAQSAFAGLTAAKAWPSAPRPVAADDLLPERVISGDDAARRSLVKNIYRPLVAASNGLVETLGTYLELGHSLEATARELFVHANTVRYRLKRVCDVTGWDPLLPREAFVLQTALVVGRLSAPPKPATERQPSRSNA, via the coding sequence ATGGCAGAGCCGACCACCACTCCCGCAAAGCGCAAGCCGGCGTCGAAAGCCATGTCCCCGGAGAAGGTCGAGACGCTGAAGAAGCTGCGGGCGAGCGTCGGCCAGCTCTCCACCACCACCTTGCGCCAGCTGGAAAAGTCCTTGCCGTGGTACAGCCGGCTAAACTCCGACGAGCGCTCGGCCCTCGGCATGGTCGCCCAGAACGGCATCGCGGCCTTCGTGACCTGGTACGAGCGTCCCAGCTCGCCGTCGTGGATCCTTTCGGATGTGTTCGGCACCGCGCCGACCGAGCTGACACGCTCGATCAGCCTGCAGAAAGCCCTGCAGCTCATCCGGATCGTGGTGGAGGTGGTCGAGGATCAGGCTCCCGTGATTGCGCCGGAGGCAGACCAGGCCGCCCTGCGCGAGGCGGTGCTGCGGTACTCGCGCGAGGTCGCGTTCGCCGCTGCGGATGTCTACGCCCGCGCCGCGGAGTCCCGAGGTTCCTGGGACACCAGGCTTGAAGCGCTGATTGTTGACGCCATCCTGCGCGGCGAGAACACCGATGCCCTGCGGTCACGGATCGCCGCCCTCGGCTGGAAGGCCCAGGAGCGCTTCACCGTCATGGTGGGCAATTCCCCGTCCGAACCGAGCGCCGGCTACGTCAGCGAGCTGCGCCGGACCGCGGGGCGCTTCGCCGAGGACGCGCTGGTGGGAATCCAGGGTGACCGGCTGATCCTGATCCTCGGCGGCGTCCATGACCGGGAAACCGCCTACCTCAAACTCAGCGAGCTGTTCGCTCCCGGCCCCGTGGTTTACGGCGCGGAAGCCGGCTCCCTGCTGGAGGCCAGCGGTTCCGCGCAGTCGGCCTTCGCGGGGCTGACCGCGGCCAAGGCGTGGCCGTCCGCGCCGCGTCCGGTGGCGGCCGACGACCTCCTGCCGGAGCGGGTGATTTCCGGTGACGATGCCGCCCGGCGCTCCCTCGTGAAGAACATCTACCGTCCGCTGGTGGCGGCTTCCAACGGGCTGGTGGAAACCCTCGGCACCTACCTCGAGCTGGGCCATTCTCTCGAAGCCACCGCGCGGGAACTCTTCGTCCACGCCAACACCGTGCGCTACCGGCTCAAGCGGGTCTGCGACGTGACGGGCTGGGACCCGCTGCTCCCGCGGGAGGCGTTTGTGCTGCAGACAGCCCTCGTGGTGGGCCGCCTGTCCGCCCCGCCCAAGCCCGCCACGGAGCGCCAACCGTCCCGGAGTAACGCCTGA
- a CDS encoding NAD-dependent protein deacetylase, giving the protein MTGFASLPPVAAASPASDELESLREIRSILAGDRFAVLTGAGLSTDSGIPDYRGPGAAPRAPMTYQEFIGQAENRQRYWARNHIGWSHLRRADPNPGHAAVARLEQRGLLTGLITQNVDRLHEDAGSVNVVDLHGRFDRVVCLHCQRRYSRSLLAGVLEELNPDFLDRALAAGVVEMAPDADASVEDAGLIGEFVVAQCPACGGTLKPDFVYFGENVPKDRVERSYAMVDEAGALVVAGSSLTVMSGLRFVRHAAKQGKPVVIINRGQTRGDDLATIKLEAGVSESLTWLADELPPL; this is encoded by the coding sequence ATGACTGGCTTCGCCAGCCTGCCGCCCGTCGCCGCGGCCAGTCCGGCCAGCGACGAGCTTGAGTCGTTGCGGGAGATCCGCAGCATCCTCGCCGGCGACCGCTTCGCCGTTCTCACCGGGGCGGGCCTGAGCACGGACTCCGGCATACCGGACTACCGTGGCCCCGGCGCAGCACCCCGCGCGCCGATGACGTACCAGGAATTCATCGGCCAGGCGGAAAACCGCCAAAGGTACTGGGCCCGCAACCATATCGGCTGGTCCCACCTGCGCCGGGCCGACCCCAATCCCGGGCACGCCGCCGTCGCCCGCCTGGAGCAACGCGGCCTCCTCACCGGACTCATCACCCAGAACGTAGACCGGCTCCATGAGGACGCGGGCAGCGTCAACGTGGTGGACCTGCACGGCCGCTTCGACCGGGTGGTCTGCCTGCATTGCCAACGCCGTTACAGCCGCAGCCTGCTGGCGGGGGTGTTGGAGGAGCTTAACCCCGACTTCCTGGACCGGGCCTTGGCGGCCGGCGTCGTCGAGATGGCCCCCGACGCCGATGCCAGCGTGGAGGACGCCGGCTTGATCGGGGAGTTCGTCGTGGCCCAGTGTCCGGCCTGCGGCGGAACGCTCAAGCCGGACTTCGTGTACTTTGGCGAAAACGTGCCCAAGGACCGGGTGGAGCGTTCGTACGCGATGGTGGACGAGGCCGGGGCGCTGGTTGTCGCCGGATCATCGCTGACGGTGATGAGCGGGCTTCGCTTTGTCCGCCACGCCGCGAAGCAGGGGAAACCGGTCGTCATCATCAACAGGGGGCAGACCCGCGGGGACGACCTCGCGACCATCAAGCTTGAGGCCGGCGTCAGCGAGTCGCTGACGTGGCTGGCGGACGAGCTCCCGCCACTGTGA
- the aceE gene encoding pyruvate dehydrogenase (acetyl-transferring), homodimeric type encodes MNALKERLDVAAGEDTSHILSGLTNQLPDRDPEETAEWLESLDDLIQDQGTERAQYIMRALLQRAGAQSVGVPMVTTTDYVNTIPVDQEAPFPGDEEIERKYRAWLRWNAAVMVHRAQRPDIGVGGHISTYAGAATLYEVGFNHFFRGKDHPGGGDQIFFQGHASPGMYARAFMEGRLSEEDMDGFRQEKSKEGHALSSYPHPRLMPEFWEFPTVSMGIGPMNAIYQAQSNRYLHNRGIKDTSDQQVWAFLGDGEMDEPESRGLLQLAANDKLDNLNFVINCNLQRLDGPVRGNGKIMQELEAFFRGAGWNVIKVVWGREWDSLLAKDEDGSLVKIMNETVDGDYQTYKAESGAFVREHFFGKTPQTKEMVQHLSDDEIWNLKRGGHDYNKVYAAYKAATEFKGKPTVILAHTVKGYGLGTHFEGRNATHQMKKLTLADLKAFRDHLRIPITDEQLEADLYRPPYYHPGMDSPEIQYLMGRRKELGGFVPERRSKHADVVLPDDKAYEVANRGSGKQQAATTMAFVRLLKDLMRDKEFGKRIVPIIPDEARTFGMDAFFPTAKIYNPNGQNYLSVDRELVLAYKESIAGQIVHAGINEAGSVAAFTAAGTSYATHGEPLIPVYVFYSMFGFQRTGDSFWAAADQMTRGFIIGATAGRTTLTGEGLQHADGHSPILAATNPAVVSYDPAYGYEIGVIMRDGLNRMYGPGPADNDPSRNVMYYITVYNEPIVQPPAPAELDVEGITKGIYLLAPAKIDGPRTQILASGVSVPWALEAQRVLAEDWGVSADVWSVTSWSELRRDAMAAEEEAFLNPGQPARVPFVTQQLAGATGPIVAVTDYMKAVPDQIRQFLPNEFASLGADGFGFSDTRAAARRFFKNDVHSVVVRSLEMLARRGEVDAQAPAQAIEKYKLLNVNAGTTGNAGGDS; translated from the coding sequence ATGAATGCGCTCAAAGAGAGGTTGGACGTGGCTGCAGGAGAAGATACCTCCCATATCCTCAGCGGGTTGACAAACCAGCTGCCTGATCGTGATCCGGAAGAGACCGCCGAGTGGCTGGAGTCCCTGGATGATTTGATTCAGGATCAGGGCACCGAGCGTGCCCAGTACATCATGCGGGCGCTGCTGCAGCGCGCGGGTGCGCAGAGCGTCGGGGTTCCGATGGTCACCACCACCGATTACGTCAACACCATCCCCGTTGACCAGGAAGCACCGTTCCCGGGCGACGAGGAAATCGAGCGCAAATACCGCGCCTGGCTCCGCTGGAACGCGGCCGTCATGGTGCACCGGGCCCAGCGCCCCGATATCGGCGTGGGCGGGCACATCTCCACCTACGCCGGCGCCGCCACGCTCTACGAGGTCGGGTTCAACCACTTCTTCCGCGGCAAGGACCACCCGGGCGGCGGTGACCAGATCTTCTTCCAGGGCCACGCCTCCCCCGGCATGTACGCCCGTGCCTTCATGGAAGGCCGCCTCTCCGAGGAGGACATGGACGGCTTCCGCCAGGAGAAGTCCAAGGAAGGCCACGCCCTTTCCTCCTACCCGCACCCGCGCCTGATGCCGGAGTTCTGGGAGTTCCCCACCGTCTCCATGGGCATCGGCCCGATGAACGCCATCTACCAGGCCCAGTCCAACCGGTACCTGCACAACCGCGGTATCAAGGACACCTCGGACCAGCAGGTCTGGGCGTTCCTGGGCGACGGCGAAATGGATGAGCCCGAGTCCCGCGGCCTGCTCCAGCTTGCCGCGAACGACAAGCTCGACAACCTCAACTTCGTGATCAACTGCAACCTCCAGCGCCTCGACGGTCCGGTGCGCGGCAACGGCAAGATCATGCAGGAACTTGAAGCCTTCTTCCGCGGTGCCGGCTGGAACGTCATCAAGGTGGTCTGGGGCCGCGAGTGGGACAGCCTCCTGGCCAAGGACGAGGACGGCTCGCTGGTCAAGATCATGAACGAGACGGTCGACGGCGACTACCAGACCTACAAGGCTGAGTCCGGCGCGTTCGTCCGCGAGCACTTCTTCGGCAAGACCCCGCAGACCAAGGAAATGGTCCAGCACCTCTCCGACGACGAGATCTGGAACCTCAAGCGCGGCGGCCACGACTACAACAAGGTGTACGCCGCCTACAAGGCCGCCACCGAGTTCAAGGGCAAGCCGACGGTCATCCTGGCCCACACCGTCAAGGGCTACGGCCTGGGCACGCACTTCGAGGGCCGCAACGCGACCCACCAGATGAAGAAGCTCACGCTCGCGGACCTCAAGGCGTTCCGTGACCACCTGCGCATCCCGATCACGGACGAGCAGCTCGAAGCGGACCTCTACCGCCCGCCCTACTACCACCCGGGCATGGACTCCCCCGAGATCCAGTACCTGATGGGCCGGCGCAAGGAACTCGGCGGCTTCGTCCCCGAGCGCCGCTCCAAGCACGCCGACGTCGTCCTCCCGGATGACAAGGCCTATGAGGTGGCCAACCGCGGCTCCGGCAAGCAGCAGGCAGCCACCACCATGGCGTTTGTCCGGCTGCTCAAGGACCTCATGCGCGACAAGGAGTTCGGCAAGCGGATTGTGCCGATCATCCCGGACGAGGCCCGGACCTTCGGCATGGACGCGTTCTTCCCGACCGCAAAGATCTACAACCCGAACGGCCAGAACTACCTGTCCGTTGACCGCGAACTTGTCCTGGCCTACAAGGAATCCATCGCCGGGCAGATCGTGCACGCCGGCATCAACGAGGCCGGCTCCGTGGCGGCATTCACCGCCGCGGGAACGTCCTACGCCACGCATGGCGAGCCGCTGATCCCCGTCTACGTCTTCTACTCGATGTTCGGCTTCCAGCGCACCGGTGACTCCTTCTGGGCCGCTGCCGACCAGATGACCCGAGGGTTCATCATCGGCGCAACCGCCGGCCGCACCACGCTGACCGGCGAGGGCCTGCAGCACGCCGACGGGCACTCGCCCATCCTCGCCGCCACGAACCCGGCCGTCGTCAGCTACGACCCGGCGTACGGTTACGAGATCGGCGTCATCATGCGGGACGGGCTCAACCGGATGTACGGCCCCGGCCCGGCGGACAACGACCCGTCGCGGAACGTCATGTACTACATCACGGTCTACAACGAGCCGATCGTGCAGCCGCCGGCACCGGCGGAGCTCGACGTCGAGGGCATCACCAAGGGCATCTACCTGCTCGCGCCGGCCAAGATAGACGGCCCGCGCACGCAGATTCTCGCCTCCGGTGTATCCGTGCCGTGGGCCCTCGAGGCCCAGCGCGTCCTCGCCGAGGACTGGGGCGTCTCCGCGGACGTCTGGTCGGTGACGTCCTGGTCCGAGTTGCGCCGCGACGCGATGGCCGCCGAGGAAGAGGCCTTCCTCAACCCGGGCCAGCCGGCCCGCGTGCCGTTCGTCACCCAGCAGCTCGCCGGTGCCACCGGACCGATCGTGGCTGTCACGGACTACATGAAGGCCGTGCCGGACCAGATCCGGCAGTTCCTCCCGAACGAGTTCGCCTCGCTCGGCGCGGACGGCTTCGGCTTCTCCGACACCCGCGCCGCGGCCCGCCGCTTCTTCAAGAACGACGTCCACTCGGTAGTGGTCCGTTCCCTGGAGATGCTGGCCCGCCGCGGTGAAGTGGACGCCCAGGCGCCCGCGCAGGCCATCGAGAAGTACAAGCTGCTCAACGTCAACGCCGGCACCACCGGCAACGCGGGCGGCGACTCCTAA
- the epsC gene encoding serine O-acetyltransferase EpsC, with amino-acid sequence MSFFARLKEDLDAARSHDPAARGSFENFFAYSGLHAIWFHRLTHRMWQNPALRFPARLVSQLARFLTGIEIHPGATIGRRFFIDHGMGVVIGETAEIGEDVMIYHGVTLGGRSLAKIKRHPTIGDRVVIGAGAKILGPITIGRDSAVGANAVVVKDTPAESIVTGVPGIWRHRDAQRETKPAVDPAEYLIDYHI; translated from the coding sequence GTGAGCTTCTTCGCAAGGCTTAAGGAAGACCTCGACGCCGCCCGGTCCCACGACCCGGCGGCGCGAGGCTCTTTTGAAAACTTCTTTGCCTACTCCGGGCTGCACGCGATCTGGTTTCACCGCCTGACGCACCGGATGTGGCAGAACCCCGCCCTTCGTTTCCCGGCACGGCTGGTTTCCCAGCTGGCCCGCTTCCTCACCGGAATCGAGATCCACCCGGGGGCAACCATCGGCCGGCGTTTCTTCATCGACCACGGCATGGGAGTAGTGATCGGCGAGACCGCCGAGATCGGCGAGGACGTCATGATCTACCATGGCGTGACCCTCGGCGGACGCTCTCTTGCCAAGATCAAGCGCCACCCCACCATCGGGGACCGCGTGGTGATCGGCGCCGGCGCCAAGATCCTGGGACCCATCACCATCGGACGGGACAGCGCCGTGGGCGCCAACGCCGTCGTGGTGAAGGATACTCCCGCCGAATCGATTGTCACCGGCGTGCCGGGCATCTGGCGCCACCGCGACGCGCAGCGCGAGACGAAACCCGCCGTCGACCCCGCCGAGTACCTCATCGATTACCACATCTAG
- the gndA gene encoding NADP-dependent phosphogluconate dehydrogenase, whose amino-acid sequence MSAHIGVTGLAVMGANLARNLARNGFTVALHNRSVEKTDALLAKHGQDGDFVRTETLQELVDSLEKPRRVLIMVKAGKPVDSVIEQLEPLLEAGDIIIDAGNSHYEDTRRREAALAKKDLHFVGIGVSGGEEGALNGPSIMPGGSRESYDALGPLLEKISAHVDGQPCCAWIGTDGAGHFVKMVHNGIEYADMQVIGEAFDLLRSGAGIEPAEQSKIFEEWNKGELASFLIEISAEVLGHVDAKTGKPFVDVVVDAAGQKGTGRWTVISALELGSPTSGIAESVFARALSSQTEQRKLAQEILAGEELAVEVPETFVEDVRQALYASKLVSYAQGLDMLTAAAKEYGWDLKLDEIASLWRGGCIIRAELLKEITKAYAAEEKPANLLFAPAFTKAIAEVLPAWRRVVSTAVQLGIPVPVFSSSLAYYDGLRRDRLPAALIQGQRDLFGAHTYGRVDADGTFHTLWGEDKSEIEAVDTH is encoded by the coding sequence ATGTCAGCACACATCGGTGTCACCGGCCTTGCGGTGATGGGGGCCAACCTCGCCCGGAACCTGGCCCGGAACGGCTTCACCGTGGCCCTGCACAACCGGTCGGTGGAAAAGACCGACGCGCTCCTGGCCAAGCACGGCCAGGACGGCGACTTTGTCCGCACGGAAACGCTCCAGGAACTCGTGGACTCCCTGGAGAAACCGCGCCGCGTGCTGATCATGGTGAAGGCCGGCAAGCCGGTCGACTCCGTGATCGAACAGCTTGAGCCGCTCCTGGAAGCGGGCGACATCATCATCGATGCCGGCAACTCCCACTACGAGGACACCCGCCGCCGCGAAGCCGCACTGGCGAAGAAGGACCTGCACTTCGTGGGAATCGGCGTCTCCGGCGGCGAGGAGGGCGCGCTCAATGGCCCCTCGATCATGCCGGGCGGCTCCAGGGAGTCCTACGATGCCCTCGGCCCGCTGCTCGAGAAGATCTCCGCCCACGTTGACGGCCAGCCGTGCTGCGCGTGGATCGGCACCGACGGCGCCGGCCACTTCGTGAAGATGGTCCATAACGGCATCGAGTACGCGGACATGCAGGTCATCGGCGAAGCCTTCGACCTGCTGCGCTCCGGCGCCGGAATCGAACCCGCCGAGCAGTCCAAGATCTTCGAGGAATGGAACAAGGGCGAACTGGCTTCGTTCCTGATCGAGATCTCCGCCGAGGTCCTCGGCCACGTCGACGCGAAGACCGGCAAGCCGTTCGTCGACGTCGTCGTGGACGCCGCCGGGCAGAAGGGCACCGGCCGCTGGACGGTCATCTCCGCCCTCGAGCTGGGTTCCCCGACGTCGGGCATCGCCGAATCGGTCTTCGCCCGTGCACTGTCCTCCCAGACGGAGCAGCGCAAGCTGGCCCAGGAGATCCTCGCCGGCGAAGAACTCGCCGTCGAGGTTCCCGAGACGTTCGTGGAGGACGTCCGCCAGGCGCTGTATGCCTCCAAGCTGGTCTCCTACGCGCAGGGGCTGGACATGCTCACCGCAGCCGCTAAGGAATACGGCTGGGACCTGAAACTGGACGAGATCGCCTCGCTCTGGCGTGGCGGCTGCATCATCCGCGCCGAACTGCTCAAGGAAATCACCAAGGCATACGCCGCCGAGGAGAAGCCGGCGAACCTGCTCTTCGCTCCGGCCTTCACCAAGGCCATCGCTGAGGTCCTCCCGGCCTGGCGCCGGGTGGTCTCCACCGCGGTCCAGCTTGGCATTCCGGTGCCGGTGTTCTCTTCCTCGCTGGCCTACTACGACGGGCTGCGCCGCGACCGCCTCCCCGCCGCCCTCATCCAGGGCCAGCGTGACCTCTTCGGCGCCCACACCTACGGCCGCGTCGACGCCGACGGCACGTTCCACACCCTGTGGGGCGAGGACAAGTCCGAGATCGAAGCCGTGGACACGCACTAG
- a CDS encoding FadR/GntR family transcriptional regulator, translating to MPTSLHHRAIEHLGARIVAGELPAGHVMLAEHLENELKVSRSVVREAVRVLQSLGLVETTKRVGIRVLPADRWNPFDPLVIRWRLAGEGRGGQLRSLAELRAAVEPVAAELAAVNAPEELRRELVQVSHAMRDAGQAGDVPRFLELDIHFHSLLLTGSGNEMFANMVGQVAETLTGRTVHGLMPDHPRATALQWHVDVAEAIATGNASAAWEASNQIMRQTISEMEPTWKNQPRVFVPLQER from the coding sequence ATGCCAACCAGCCTCCACCACCGGGCCATCGAACATCTCGGCGCCCGCATCGTCGCAGGTGAACTTCCGGCGGGTCATGTCATGCTGGCCGAGCATCTTGAAAATGAACTGAAGGTCTCCCGGTCGGTGGTCCGGGAGGCCGTCCGCGTCCTGCAGTCCCTGGGCCTGGTGGAAACCACCAAGCGCGTGGGGATCCGCGTCCTGCCGGCCGACCGCTGGAACCCTTTCGATCCCCTCGTCATCCGCTGGCGGCTTGCCGGGGAGGGACGCGGGGGCCAGCTGCGTTCCCTCGCAGAGCTGCGGGCCGCCGTCGAGCCCGTGGCGGCAGAGCTCGCAGCGGTCAACGCCCCCGAGGAACTGCGCCGTGAACTCGTCCAGGTTTCGCACGCAATGCGCGACGCCGGCCAGGCCGGGGACGTGCCGCGGTTCCTGGAGCTGGACATCCACTTTCATTCGCTGCTGCTGACCGGTTCGGGCAACGAGATGTTCGCCAACATGGTGGGCCAGGTGGCTGAGACGCTGACCGGGCGCACCGTTCACGGCCTGATGCCGGACCACCCCCGCGCAACGGCCCTGCAGTGGCACGTGGACGTGGCCGAGGCCATCGCCACCGGTAACGCCTCCGCCGCGTGGGAAGCATCAAACCAGATCATGCGCCAGACGATTTCGGAGATGGAGCCCACTTGGAAGAACCAGCCCCGGGTTTTCGTGCCGCTGCAGGAGCGCTAG
- a CDS encoding DUF3052 domain-containing protein produces the protein MSEADAATSVNVAEKLGFKTGDLIQEFGYDDDVDFDLRDDIEDLTGSELFDEDDHEVVDAAILWWRAGDGDLVDTLVDPLTTLTEGGVIWVLTPKSGRPGYVSPADIQDAAPTAGLHVTTSAGVSRDWSATRLVSRKNK, from the coding sequence GTGAGCGAGGCCGACGCCGCCACTTCGGTAAATGTGGCGGAAAAACTGGGTTTCAAGACCGGGGATCTGATTCAGGAATTCGGTTATGACGACGACGTCGACTTCGACTTGCGTGACGATATCGAGGATCTCACCGGCTCGGAACTCTTCGACGAGGACGACCATGAGGTAGTGGATGCGGCTATTCTCTGGTGGAGGGCCGGCGACGGCGACCTCGTCGACACCCTCGTCGATCCTCTGACCACCCTCACGGAGGGCGGCGTCATCTGGGTCCTGACCCCGAAATCCGGCCGTCCGGGCTACGTTTCGCCGGCCGATATCCAGGATGCGGCTCCTACCGCCGGTCTCCACGTCACCACCTCCGCGGGCGTGTCCCGCGACTGGAGCGCAACCCGGCTGGTCTCCCGGAAGAACAAGTGA
- a CDS encoding peroxiredoxin, producing the protein MTQTVVAGGGTVPAVGALAPDFELLNQFGEPVRLSSLRGRSVVLVFYPFAFSGVCTGELCELQDNLGLFEDADAVLLGISVDSKFAQRAYAQKEGYGFDLLADFWPHGAVAAQYGVFDAESGMAKRGTFIIDPSGMVRYVVVNPRGQARDFAEYRAALAGLAGG; encoded by the coding sequence GTGACGCAAACCGTTGTAGCTGGTGGCGGAACCGTACCCGCCGTCGGCGCGCTGGCTCCCGACTTCGAACTGCTGAACCAGTTCGGGGAGCCGGTCAGGCTCTCCAGCCTCCGGGGACGCAGCGTGGTCCTGGTGTTCTACCCCTTCGCCTTCTCCGGTGTCTGCACCGGGGAGCTCTGTGAGCTGCAGGACAACCTCGGGCTTTTTGAGGACGCAGACGCCGTCCTGCTGGGAATCTCGGTGGACAGCAAGTTCGCCCAGCGGGCCTACGCGCAAAAAGAGGGCTACGGCTTCGATCTTCTAGCCGATTTCTGGCCCCATGGCGCAGTGGCAGCACAGTACGGCGTCTTCGACGCCGAAAGCGGCATGGCAAAGCGCGGCACCTTCATCATCGACCCGAGCGGCATGGTCCGCTACGTGGTGGTGAACCCGCGCGGCCAGGCCCGGGACTTCGCCGAATACCGTGCCGCCCTGGCTGGCCTCGCCGGGGGCTGA
- the cysK gene encoding cysteine synthase A: protein MARIYDDVTQLVGGTPLVRLNRLTEGLDATVAVKLEFYNPANSVKDRIGVAIVDAAEKSGALKPGGTIVEGTSGNTGIALAMVGAARGYKVILTMPETMSTERRVMLRAYGAEIVLTPGSEGMRGAVEKAQDIVANTENSIWARQFANEANPEIHRTTTAEEIWADTEGKVDIFVAGVGTGGTVTGVGQVLKERNPDIQVIAVEPKDSAILNGGAPGPHKIQGLGANFVPEILDTNVYDEVLDATLEDSVRVARQLGVQEGILGGISSGAIVWGALELAKRPENAGKLIVAVVCDFGERYISTVLYDDIRG from the coding sequence ATGGCACGGATCTATGACGATGTTACCCAGCTGGTCGGCGGCACCCCGCTGGTCCGGTTGAACCGGCTTACCGAAGGGCTCGACGCCACGGTCGCCGTGAAGCTGGAATTTTACAACCCGGCGAACAGCGTCAAGGACCGCATCGGCGTCGCGATCGTCGACGCCGCCGAAAAGTCCGGTGCCCTCAAGCCCGGCGGCACCATCGTCGAAGGCACCTCCGGCAACACCGGCATCGCCCTCGCCATGGTGGGCGCAGCCCGCGGCTACAAGGTCATCCTCACCATGCCGGAGACCATGTCAACGGAACGCAGGGTCATGCTGCGCGCCTATGGTGCCGAGATTGTGCTGACCCCCGGCTCCGAAGGCATGCGCGGCGCTGTCGAGAAGGCACAGGACATCGTCGCCAACACGGAAAACTCCATCTGGGCCCGGCAGTTCGCCAACGAGGCCAACCCCGAGATCCACCGCACCACCACCGCGGAAGAGATCTGGGCGGACACCGAAGGCAAGGTGGACATCTTCGTCGCCGGCGTCGGCACCGGCGGAACCGTCACGGGCGTCGGCCAGGTCCTTAAGGAACGCAACCCCGACATCCAGGTCATTGCGGTCGAACCCAAGGATTCCGCGATCCTGAACGGCGGGGCACCCGGCCCGCACAAAATCCAGGGTCTGGGCGCGAACTTCGTGCCCGAGATCCTCGACACCAATGTCTACGACGAGGTCCTGGACGCCACTCTGGAGGACTCCGTCCGCGTGGCACGCCAGCTCGGCGTGCAGGAAGGCATCCTGGGCGGCATTTCTTCCGGCGCCATCGTCTGGGGGGCCCTTGAGCTGGCAAAACGCCCGGAGAACGCCGGTAAACTCATTGTTGCCGTCGTCTGCGATTTCGGGGAGCGCTACATCTCCACCGTTCTTTACGACGACATCCGCGGCTGA
- a CDS encoding ACP S-malonyltransferase, which produces MLAIVCPGQGSQTPGFLAPWLELPPVAGHLAALSEIAGIDLIAHGTTSDEETIKDTAVAQPLIVAAGLVAAKSLFDVELSTLPVIVAGHSVGEITASALAGVLTETEAMTFVRERANSMAAAAAATPTGMSAVVGGDPADVLAAIEACGATAANVNGAGQTVAAGTLAQLKALGENPPAKARVIPLKVAGAFHTSHMAPAVKALQALRPSLHPDKPQVPLLSNYDGAEVTDGDAGVDSLIAQVSRPVRWDLCMETMLQRGVTGLIELAPAGTLAGLAKRAMPGVKTVTVKTPDDLSAALALFAELEGQA; this is translated from the coding sequence GTGCTTGCAATCGTCTGCCCTGGACAGGGCTCCCAGACCCCTGGTTTCCTTGCCCCCTGGCTGGAACTGCCGCCCGTAGCAGGCCACCTGGCCGCGCTCAGCGAGATAGCAGGCATCGACCTCATCGCGCACGGCACCACCTCGGATGAGGAAACCATCAAGGACACCGCCGTCGCGCAGCCCCTCATCGTCGCTGCCGGGCTGGTTGCCGCCAAGTCCCTGTTCGACGTCGAACTCAGCACCCTGCCGGTCATCGTTGCGGGCCACTCGGTCGGAGAAATCACCGCGTCCGCCCTTGCCGGTGTCCTGACCGAAACCGAAGCCATGACGTTCGTCCGTGAACGCGCCAACAGCATGGCCGCCGCCGCCGCGGCCACGCCCACCGGCATGAGCGCCGTGGTGGGCGGCGACCCCGCGGACGTGCTGGCCGCGATCGAGGCCTGCGGCGCCACGGCCGCGAACGTCAACGGCGCCGGCCAGACCGTCGCCGCCGGCACGCTGGCCCAGCTCAAGGCCCTCGGGGAAAACCCCCCGGCCAAGGCCCGGGTGATTCCGCTGAAGGTGGCCGGCGCCTTCCATACCTCGCACATGGCCCCGGCTGTCAAGGCGCTGCAGGCCCTCCGGCCCTCGCTGCACCCGGACAAGCCCCAGGTTCCCCTCCTGTCCAACTACGACGGCGCGGAAGTCACCGACGGTGATGCCGGCGTCGACAGTCTGATCGCCCAGGTGTCCCGCCCGGTACGCTGGGACCTGTGCATGGAGACGATGCTGCAGCGCGGCGTGACCGGCCTGATTGAACTGGCCCCGGCCGGGACCCTTGCCGGACTCGCCAAGCGCGCCATGCCGGGAGTGAAGACCGTGACCGTCAAGACCCCGGACGACCTGTCCGCCGCCCTGGCCCTATTCGCAGAACTGGAAGGACAGGCATGA